The following nucleotide sequence is from Methylotenera sp. G11.
TTTGTCAGTGACTGATTTAGCTTCGTCGATTGCTTTTTGAATCGCAGCCTGGTCGTGACCATCTACTGAAACAACGTGCCAGCCATATGCTTTGAAGCGGCCTGCAGTGTCGTCTGTGTACCAGCCTTCGATGTGGCCGTCGATAGAAATACCGTTGTCATCCCAGAACGCAACCAGTTTGCCCAGGCCCCAAGTACCAGCCAGTGCACATGCTTCGTGAGAAACGCCTTCCATCATACAACCGTCGCCCAGGAACACGTATGTGTAGTGGTCAACGATGTCGTGGCCTGGTTTGTTGAACTGGTTAGCCAGCAGTTTTTCTGCCATCGCGAAACCAACGCCGTTAGCAATACCTTGGCCCAATGGGCCTGTCGTGGTTTCAACGCCTGGCGCGTAACCGTACTCAGGGTGACCAGCACACTTGGAGTGCAATTGACGGAATGTTTTGATGTCATCGATAGAAACATCGTAACCAGTCAGGTGCAGCAAGGAGTAAATCAACATAGAGCCATGGCCGTTGGACAATACGAAACGGTCACGGTTAGCCCATTGCGGGTTAGTTGGGTTGTGGCTCAGATTGTGATTCCACAATACTTCTGCGATCTCAGCCATACCCATAGGCGCACCTGGGTGGCCAGAGTTAGCTTTTTGCACTGCATCCATGGATAACGCACGGATGGCATTGCATAAATCTTGACGTGTTGCCATTGTTTTCTCCCTAAAGATTAGAACTTGAGGCCTTATGTAAGGATGACCGCAGGCGCGTGCAATGATGACGGCTGGCGCGAAAACCCCATAAAACCTTAAATGAACGATTCTAAAAAGCCGGCAAATTAAACCGCTTTTCCTTGAATCCTAAATTATTGCTTAGATAGCCTTTTTCAGCAAGCAGAACATCAGAAAAGTCTCTTTATAATCACCTGTGTAATGACATCTGTCGGCAGGTTTCAGCTGCCGGCAGGTTGAATTCGCTATGGCAACCCGGTTAAAACGCCACCACTCGCCCGGTCAAGGCAGACTGCAGCGCCAGCTCGATTGCGCGGCAATTCGCCTTTGCATCTTCAAATGTCAGATATGGCGGCCTGTCATTCAGCACACAGTCACTGAAATGCCCGATTTCCAGATTGAAATGGTTGCTGGGCGCAAAGCGCTCTTCAGCATACTTGCCGTCTTCCAGCGCCCATGAGATCACCGGCACATCATTCTGGAACACCCAGGCGGCATGGCACTTCACCCAGCCTTTGGTGCCGATGATTTCATACTCGGATTTACGCGAGCGCTCAAAGCTGATATCAAAATGCCCGAAACGGGCACGGCCTTCTTTATCCGGCCCAAAATCCAGAACGCCGCTGGTCACGATATCCGCGCCGACTTCATTGAACTTGGCATGCGCGACCACAGACACCGGCTCCAGCGGCTTGTAACCCTGTGCCGCATTGCCCAGGCCAAAGCACCAGCGCAATGAATGGATCGCATAAGGCCCGATATCCCACATCGCACCACCGCCGGACTCGACACCATTGGCAATACGATACATGCGCGCCGGACGCATTAGAAATGAATAACTGGCGCGCACGGAAAGCACATCGCCGATCAAGCCTGAAGCTACGATTTCCTGCACACGTGCATGCTGCGGATGGAATCGGTACATGAATCCTTCCATCACCTTCACTTTGTTATTCATGGCTGCGGCTTCGATCGCTTCAACATCGTCGACCGTCAGCGCCATCGGCTTTTCAATCAGCACATGCTTGCCGGCGTTGATTGCGTGGATCGCCCAGGTCACATGCTCGTTATTCGCCATCGGGCAGTAAACCGCCTCCACCTCGGGATTCTCGATCAGGGCAAGCAGGCTGTCATAACATTGCACACTGCCAAGATCAAAGCCCTGTGGTGCATATTTCTCCAATGTCGCCCTGGCTGCACCCTCACGACGACTTGCGATCGCCACCAGCTGCGCATTGGGGGATTCGATAATGGCCGGCAGCAAGCGCTCGTTAACACGGGCAGCGCCTAAAATCCCCCACTTTAATTTCTTATCGGTCATGACTATTCCTTTTGAGTTATTCCGCAAACCACTTGATGCTGCAGCCGATACTTGCCACCTGCTCCTTGGGCCCGCTGCCGGTCGCGGCAATCAACTTCATCGCATTAAACAGGTCTCGCGGATTATCCGCCGGCGGCTCACCGCGGCCGGCCGCATCAAAGCGGCCGCGATACTGCAATTCAAGATTTTTGTTAAAGCCGAAGAAATCCGGGGTGCAAACCGCGCCGTAAGCCTTTGCCACTTCCTGCGTCTCATCCAGCACGTAAGGAAATGAAAAATCAAACTGCGCAGCTTCTTCGCGCATACGCTCGAAAGAATCTTCCGGGTAATTTTTCGTATCGTTACTCTGGATGGCAATCGTATTGATGCCGTATTTCAGCAACTCTCGGCAATCCGCCACCAAACGCGTTTTAATCGTTTTGACATACGGACAGTGATTGCAGATGAACATCACCAGCAAACCATTCTCGCCGGCGCTATTGGCAAGCGTGTAACGCTTGCCGTCGACGCCAGGCAGATCAAAATCTACGGCAGGCTGACCAAAATTACATACCGGGGGGTTCAAGCTGACCATCTTTTCTTCCTTAATTCGTTATACTTTCACAATGCAGCAACAGCACAGTCAATGTGCATGGCAATATTGACTGGATATTATCACTTTTGTTTTCGTTTTTCTGATCTTTACAATTCTGATCTTTACAAATTGGAGTCGCTCGATTTATGGCCAACCTGCGCTTTTTTACCGATTCACCGCTCGCACTGCATGCAGACATCCAGCTTTCGGAAAATGCGGCTGCACACGCCACCCGCGCACTGCGCCTGAATGCTGGCGACAGCGCCATTGTTTTTAACGGTGATGGCTTTGATTATGAATGCACCCTGACTTCAGTCAAAAAGAATGCGGTGACAGCCACCATCACCGACGCAAGAAAAATCAGCAACGAATCGCCACTCAACATCACACTGCTGCAAGGCATTTCCAGCGGCGACCGCATGGATTTTACCATCCAGAAAGCCGTCGAACTTGGCGTAAAACAGATTCAGCCCATCAACAGCCAGCGCAGCGTGGTGAAACTGACGCACGACCGCGCCGAAAAACGCGTCGAACACTGGCAAAACATTGCCATATCGGCATGTGAGCAATCGGGACGCGCTTTCGTGCCTAAAGTACTGGCGCCCATCACGCTGGATAAATGGCTAAGCCAAAATCCACAAAGCGGCAACACACGCATTTTACTCAATCCGGTGGGGGCAAAACGGCTGGCAGAAATGTCCAAACCAGCAGCCGAGATTCAATTACTCATCGGGGCTGAAGGCGGTTTGAGCTCGGCCGAAATAACGCTGGCCGCCTCACAGGGCTTTCAGTCTATCGTGCTGGGGCCAAGAATACTACGCACCGAAACTGCGGCTTTAACGGCAATATCGGTGATGCAGGGGCTATGGGGAGATTTTTAGGCCTGGAAACTCACATGCCTCAAAACATCTGGCCAAGTTCGTCATTCCGGCCTCCGCCGGAATGACGAGGTTTTTATAATTTACATTTTTATTGCATATCCGCCTGCAAAACAAATTATCAAATAAAATATTGTGTAAATAGCAAATTTAAAATATATTTATGCTTTATTTACAAAATAAAACACCATGTCACTCGGTCTATCCATACGCAAGCGGCGCAAACTGCTGAACATCACCCTGCAAGAGCTTGCCGGCGCAACAGGCGCAGACAGCGGCAACCTTTCCCGCATCGAACGCGGCGCCCAAGGCATCAGCGAAGCGCTACTGCGAAAAATCTGCGCCGCACTGGATTGCACCCCGGCCTACCTTTACGCACTCACCGAATCAGCAGGTACCGGCACTTCGAAT
It contains:
- a CDS encoding Gfo/Idh/MocA family protein; translation: MTDKKLKWGILGAARVNERLLPAIIESPNAQLVAIASRREGAARATLEKYAPQGFDLGSVQCYDSLLALIENPEVEAVYCPMANNEHVTWAIHAINAGKHVLIEKPMALTVDDVEAIEAAAMNNKVKVMEGFMYRFHPQHARVQEIVASGLIGDVLSVRASYSFLMRPARMYRIANGVESGGGAMWDIGPYAIHSLRWCFGLGNAAQGYKPLEPVSVVAHAKFNEVGADIVTSGVLDFGPDKEGRARFGHFDISFERSRKSEYEIIGTKGWVKCHAAWVFQNDVPVISWALEDGKYAEERFAPSNHFNLEIGHFSDCVLNDRPPYLTFEDAKANCRAIELALQSALTGRVVAF
- a CDS encoding thioredoxin family protein, producing the protein MVSLNPPVCNFGQPAVDFDLPGVDGKRYTLANSAGENGLLVMFICNHCPYVKTIKTRLVADCRELLKYGINTIAIQSNDTKNYPEDSFERMREEAAQFDFSFPYVLDETQEVAKAYGAVCTPDFFGFNKNLELQYRGRFDAAGRGEPPADNPRDLFNAMKLIAATGSGPKEQVASIGCSIKWFAE
- a CDS encoding 16S rRNA (uracil(1498)-N(3))-methyltransferase, giving the protein MANLRFFTDSPLALHADIQLSENAAAHATRALRLNAGDSAIVFNGDGFDYECTLTSVKKNAVTATITDARKISNESPLNITLLQGISSGDRMDFTIQKAVELGVKQIQPINSQRSVVKLTHDRAEKRVEHWQNIAISACEQSGRAFVPKVLAPITLDKWLSQNPQSGNTRILLNPVGAKRLAEMSKPAAEIQLLIGAEGGLSSAEITLAASQGFQSIVLGPRILRTETAALTAISVMQGLWGDF